In Paractinoplanes brasiliensis, the following proteins share a genomic window:
- a CDS encoding DNA cytosine methyltransferase, whose translation MLTVADYFCGAGGSSSGMEQVPGVRVRMAANHWDLAIATHNANLPHADHDVADVAAIDPRRHPTTDIGWFSPECTNWSIARGKKVDYDGKPVQLDLLDQADDPPLPDEAAQRSRMLMQDVPRFTEVHRYRAVIVENVTDVLMWEHLDVWLSRMAALDYAHRIVVLNSAFASAFGPGAPQLRDRVYFVFWRREYRAPDFAKWTRPRAWCGRCGDVRAVMVTKPGKRRAMRYGQQYHYRCPHVACRGARVSPYVLPAASAIDWTITGQRIGDRARPLQPKTLARVEAGLKRYAEPIGCPPFLAPLRSGRPRTSSTGEPLATIVADGGNHALVEPLLVPVEGRDGKQARPASAPLRAQTARAENALVVPLRNNGVATPAAQHPLRTFAAGGTHLGVVMRNNTARGDGGQMSTPLDEPLRALTTAGHQSLIRWDHVLMPYDGRGLRPLDVPLPSQTTIAGDAVVSTRITVEDCTFRMLEVDEIRAGMAFTPGYVLLGSKRERVRMLGNAVTPPAARDLVAAVVEAITGDDFDLAA comes from the coding sequence GTGCTGACCGTGGCGGACTACTTCTGCGGCGCCGGTGGCTCATCCTCGGGCATGGAGCAGGTGCCCGGGGTGCGGGTGCGGATGGCCGCCAACCACTGGGATCTGGCCATCGCCACCCACAACGCGAACCTGCCGCACGCCGATCACGATGTCGCCGACGTCGCAGCGATCGACCCGCGCAGGCACCCGACCACGGACATCGGCTGGTTCTCCCCGGAGTGCACCAACTGGTCAATCGCCCGGGGCAAGAAGGTCGACTACGACGGCAAGCCGGTGCAGCTCGACCTGCTCGACCAGGCTGACGACCCGCCGTTGCCGGACGAGGCAGCCCAGCGCTCCCGGATGCTGATGCAGGACGTGCCCCGGTTCACCGAGGTACATCGGTACCGGGCGGTGATCGTGGAGAACGTCACCGACGTGCTGATGTGGGAGCACCTCGATGTATGGCTGTCCCGGATGGCCGCGCTCGACTACGCCCATCGGATCGTGGTGCTCAACAGCGCGTTCGCCTCGGCGTTCGGGCCGGGAGCGCCGCAACTGCGCGACCGGGTGTACTTCGTGTTCTGGCGGCGGGAGTACCGGGCGCCGGACTTCGCGAAGTGGACCCGCCCGCGGGCCTGGTGCGGGCGCTGCGGGGACGTGCGGGCGGTCATGGTGACCAAGCCGGGCAAGCGGCGCGCGATGCGCTACGGCCAGCAGTACCACTACCGCTGCCCACACGTGGCTTGCCGGGGTGCCCGGGTGTCGCCGTACGTGCTACCCGCAGCCTCGGCGATCGATTGGACAATCACCGGGCAGCGGATCGGCGACCGGGCGCGGCCGTTGCAGCCCAAGACCCTCGCCCGAGTCGAAGCAGGGCTCAAGCGCTACGCCGAACCGATCGGCTGCCCGCCATTCCTCGCGCCGCTGCGCTCCGGCCGGCCCCGCACCAGCAGCACCGGCGAACCCCTGGCCACGATCGTGGCCGACGGCGGGAACCACGCCCTGGTCGAGCCGCTGCTAGTGCCGGTCGAAGGCCGCGACGGCAAACAGGCCCGCCCCGCCTCGGCGCCGCTGCGCGCCCAGACCGCCCGCGCCGAGAACGCCCTGGTGGTGCCGCTGCGCAACAACGGGGTGGCCACCCCCGCCGCGCAGCATCCGCTGCGCACCTTCGCCGCCGGGGGCACCCACCTCGGGGTGGTGATGCGCAACAACACCGCTCGCGGTGACGGCGGGCAGATGTCCACCCCGCTCGACGAGCCGTTGCGGGCGCTGACCACCGCGGGACATCAGTCGCTGATCCGCTGGGATCACGTGCTGATGCCCTACGACGGCCGCGGCCTGCGCCCGCTCGATGTACCGCTACCGTCCCAGACCACCATCGCCGGGGACGCTGTCGTCAGCACGAGAATCACCGTTGAGGACTGCACGTTCCGGATGCTGGAGGTCGACGAGATCCGCGCCGGGATGGCGTTCACTCCCGGCTACGTGCTGCTGGGCAGCAAACGCGAACGGGTGCGGATGCTCGGCAATGCCGTCACCCCGCCCGCCGCCCGTGACCTCGTCGCTGCCGTCGTCGAGGCCATCACCGGCGACGACTTCGACCTGGCCGCATGA
- a CDS encoding bifunctional DNA primase/polymerase: MLDPGPLRAAALAHAARGWHVFPLRPDNRPHDPDQAKRPAFPDHAEDRCPGTDPRCRDGHTGWEPRATCDPQRIARAWQRVPYNVGIACGPSGLVVIDLDARKPDATPPAGCEHYRHGLEVFTDLCRQHGQPVPDDTYTVETGNGGRHLFFTHPAGPPLRNTQGRRGGLGYLIDTRAHGGYVVAAGSTAAGRAYRVLLDRPLLVLPSWLADLLRPAVPARPRTVLGDFSAFRRGAYVRAAVRRTLDHLADAPVGERNAALLGGAVSLGQLAAGGALTETEVIEALTPTALAIGLTEQETSRTIRSGLRYGANKPRRVA; the protein is encoded by the coding sequence ATGCTCGACCCCGGCCCACTGCGGGCCGCCGCCCTCGCACATGCCGCCCGCGGCTGGCACGTCTTCCCGCTGCGCCCCGACAACCGGCCACACGATCCCGACCAGGCCAAGCGGCCCGCCTTCCCGGACCACGCCGAGGACCGATGCCCCGGCACCGACCCGCGCTGCCGCGACGGGCACACCGGCTGGGAACCCCGCGCGACGTGCGACCCGCAGCGCATCGCCCGCGCGTGGCAACGTGTCCCGTACAACGTCGGCATCGCCTGCGGCCCCTCCGGCCTTGTGGTGATCGACCTCGACGCGCGCAAACCCGATGCGACCCCGCCGGCCGGGTGCGAGCACTACCGGCACGGCCTGGAGGTATTCACCGACCTGTGCCGCCAGCACGGGCAACCCGTACCGGACGACACGTACACAGTCGAGACCGGCAACGGCGGACGGCACCTGTTCTTCACCCACCCGGCCGGGCCGCCGCTGCGCAACACCCAAGGCAGGCGGGGCGGCCTCGGCTATCTGATCGACACCCGGGCGCACGGCGGCTACGTCGTCGCGGCCGGCTCAACCGCCGCCGGGCGGGCGTACCGGGTGCTGCTCGACCGGCCGCTACTCGTGCTGCCTAGCTGGCTCGCCGATCTGCTCCGGCCCGCCGTCCCAGCCCGGCCCCGCACGGTGCTAGGCGATTTCTCCGCATTCCGGCGAGGTGCGTACGTGAGGGCCGCGGTCCGCCGCACCCTCGACCACCTCGCCGACGCGCCCGTCGGGGAGCGCAACGCGGCGCTGCTCGGCGGTGCGGTCTCCCTCGGCCAACTCGCAGCCGGGGGCGCCTTGACCGAGACGGAGGTGATCGAGGCGCTGACCCCGACCGCGCTGGCCATCGGCCTGACCGAGCAAGAAACCTCCCGCACCATCCGCTCCGGACTGCGCTACGGCGCCAACAAGCCGAGGAGGGTCGCATGA
- a CDS encoding helix-turn-helix domain-containing protein, whose translation MTTPPQDFPESTPQIFTIPEAAQILRVKPSWLEKKAAARRIPFTMLGGAYRFSPEHLQQIILAFEHRPQPTAERESRPLSVARRHRRALPEIPDPGVIPLRPRVPRGRPHSTRAA comes from the coding sequence ATGACGACGCCACCGCAGGATTTCCCCGAATCAACTCCACAGATATTTACGATCCCCGAAGCTGCCCAGATCCTCCGCGTGAAGCCGAGTTGGCTCGAAAAGAAAGCCGCGGCCCGGCGCATACCGTTCACCATGCTCGGTGGCGCCTACCGTTTCTCTCCGGAGCACCTGCAGCAGATCATCCTGGCCTTCGAGCATCGGCCCCAGCCGACCGCCGAGCGGGAGTCACGCCCTCTCTCAGTCGCCCGCCGCCACAGGCGCGCACTTCCCGAAATTCCCGATCCGGGTGTTATCCCGCTCCGCCCGCGTGTACCGCGCGGCCGACCGCACAGCACTCGCGCGGCCTGA
- a CDS encoding tyrosine-type recombinase/integrase: MGYAEKRGNLYRARWRGPDGTLESQPGFATKKAAEKYAQDQEAAIRAHRYVDPRGARMTLTDWVNVWFSGLDLEPSTMDNYRYLLEVFVLPAFGQNSLLSLTSEGIAKWERGLVANGYSKKTASNARGTLSSALSDAVPRYIPLNPAAKKKGKGRKGGSRVDRIETAAKVWASPLQALLIAERAAVISGGDATFIACVTIAYTGCRWSELVGLSPALIHDDAIDLHWKLYELNGRFYRGRPKDGSMRTVAIPPFLNGLLARHLTSGAPLKCACTSRPDADGVSWCTGDSYAFLTSQGSHYRRSNFSERLFRPAADGWYPPRAPARARMPVLVDHQHPWPGSPLPPWPAVQSGQPFTPPQGRGRPRLTDDSRVASWLPVLPGLTPHGQRHGYQTWLDEDGIPYVAQSQQMGHEVPGMRGIYSHVTDRMLGEIRDALQQRWVTALRARAALSPTSAVPALNAALLALRGAPGTPAAGALAPKPLPESDT; encoded by the coding sequence ATGGGCTATGCCGAGAAACGAGGAAATCTCTACCGTGCGCGGTGGCGCGGCCCGGACGGAACGCTGGAATCCCAGCCGGGTTTCGCCACCAAGAAAGCAGCAGAGAAGTACGCCCAGGACCAGGAGGCGGCGATCCGGGCACATCGCTACGTCGATCCCCGGGGAGCCCGGATGACGTTGACCGATTGGGTAAACGTCTGGTTCTCCGGTCTCGACCTCGAACCGAGCACGATGGACAACTACCGCTATCTCCTCGAAGTGTTCGTGCTTCCGGCGTTCGGTCAGAATTCCTTATTGTCGCTCACCAGCGAGGGAATCGCTAAATGGGAGCGTGGTTTGGTAGCCAACGGCTACTCGAAGAAGACAGCTTCCAACGCTCGCGGCACTCTCTCGTCGGCGCTCTCGGACGCGGTTCCCCGCTACATCCCGCTGAATCCTGCCGCCAAGAAGAAGGGAAAGGGCCGCAAGGGCGGTAGCCGGGTAGACCGTATTGAGACGGCCGCGAAAGTGTGGGCGTCTCCGTTACAGGCTCTGCTTATCGCGGAACGGGCGGCGGTCATCTCGGGCGGCGACGCCACCTTCATCGCGTGCGTCACCATCGCGTACACCGGCTGCCGCTGGAGCGAACTTGTAGGCTTGTCGCCTGCGCTGATTCACGATGATGCGATTGATCTGCATTGGAAGCTGTACGAGCTCAACGGGCGCTTCTACCGCGGCCGGCCGAAGGACGGTTCCATGCGCACCGTCGCCATACCGCCGTTCTTGAACGGCCTTTTGGCGCGACACCTGACGTCGGGCGCGCCGCTCAAGTGCGCCTGTACGTCGCGGCCCGATGCCGACGGCGTCTCGTGGTGCACGGGAGACTCGTACGCGTTTCTGACATCACAGGGCAGCCACTATCGCCGATCGAATTTCAGCGAGCGGCTGTTCCGGCCCGCCGCCGACGGCTGGTATCCGCCGCGGGCTCCGGCCCGAGCACGAATGCCGGTGCTGGTCGACCACCAGCATCCGTGGCCCGGTAGCCCGTTGCCGCCCTGGCCGGCTGTGCAGTCTGGACAGCCGTTCACGCCGCCGCAAGGGCGCGGCCGGCCCCGCCTCACGGACGACTCGCGTGTGGCCAGTTGGCTACCGGTGCTGCCGGGGCTGACACCACACGGGCAGAGGCACGGCTATCAGACGTGGCTCGATGAGGACGGCATCCCGTACGTCGCGCAGTCGCAGCAGATGGGCCATGAGGTGCCCGGCATGCGCGGGATCTACAGCCACGTGACCGATCGCATGCTCGGCGAGATCCGCGACGCGCTGCAGCAGCGATGGGTGACGGCTCTGCGAGCTCGCGCGGCCCTGTCGCCCACGTCTGCTGTCCCGGCTCTGAACGCGGCCCTGTTGGCGCTGCGCGGAGCCCCTGGAACGCCCGCCGCGGGAGCCCTCGCTCCCAAACCGCTCCCAGAATCGGACACCTGA
- the orn gene encoding oligoribonuclease translates to MRVADHLVWIDCEMTGLDLGKDKLIEVAALVTDADLNVLGEGVDLVIHADDAALDAMPPVVRDMHAKSGLTDEVRASTITMAEAEQAVLAYVQQFVPNPRTAPLCGNSIATDRGFLARDMPALDSFLHYRMIDVSSIKELCRRWYPRVYFGQPAKGLAHRALADILESIRELEYYRRAIFVPLPGPDVEAAKAIAADLLEPGGSV, encoded by the coding sequence GTGCGGGTGGCTGATCATTTGGTGTGGATCGACTGTGAGATGACGGGCCTCGACCTGGGCAAGGACAAGCTCATCGAGGTCGCCGCGCTGGTCACCGATGCCGACCTCAATGTGCTCGGCGAGGGCGTCGACCTGGTCATTCACGCCGACGACGCCGCGCTCGACGCGATGCCGCCCGTGGTGCGTGACATGCACGCCAAATCGGGGCTGACCGACGAGGTGCGCGCCTCCACGATCACGATGGCCGAGGCCGAGCAGGCCGTGCTGGCGTACGTGCAGCAGTTCGTTCCGAACCCGCGCACCGCCCCGCTCTGCGGCAACTCGATCGCGACCGATCGCGGTTTCCTGGCCCGCGACATGCCGGCCCTCGACTCGTTCCTGCACTACCGCATGATCGACGTCTCCTCGATCAAGGAGCTGTGCCGCCGCTGGTATCCGCGGGTGTATTTCGGTCAGCCGGCCAAGGGCCTGGCCCACCGTGCGCTCGCCGACATCCTCGAGAGCATCCGCGAGCTCGAGTACTACCGCCGCGCGATCTTCGTGCCGCTGCCCGGTCCCGACGTCGAGGCGGCCAAGGCGATCGCCGCCGACCTGCTGGAGCCGGGCGGCAGCGTGTAG